Proteins encoded in a region of the Streptomyces akebiae genome:
- a CDS encoding C40 family peptidase, producing MAPHRKPRPTGRTRAGIRTPALATAALTSVALLSQTATAAPSADDRPSLEEVEKKVDDLYRQAGSATENYNAAKERTTKQKKKVDTLLDDVAKRAEKLNEAREELGSFAAAQYRTGAATPDQASLLLADNPQDYFDQNQLMDRLTDRQKVAVDAYVTQQADAAEQRRTASDSLEKLTESQNALKTSKAKVQAKLAEARELLSTLTAEEKARLAAIEQREQEEADRKAEELARQQAAQARQETQSAQETQEAQEVQGGTATGTETSPGTTGTTAPVEDSTYASKATKALAFARAQIGKPYVWGATGPGSYDCSGLTQAAWKAAGVDLPRTTYDQVEAGTTVSLADAKPGDLVFFYDNIGHVGLYIGNGMMIHAPKPGTYVREESIFYDGESSIHSVVRPA from the coding sequence ATGGCGCCGCACCGCAAGCCGCGTCCGACCGGCCGGACGCGCGCGGGCATACGCACCCCCGCTCTCGCCACGGCCGCACTGACCTCCGTGGCTCTGCTCTCCCAGACGGCCACCGCCGCACCCTCCGCCGACGACAGGCCGAGCCTGGAGGAGGTCGAGAAGAAGGTCGACGACCTCTACCGCCAGGCCGGGTCGGCGACCGAGAACTACAACGCGGCCAAGGAGAGGACGACCAAGCAGAAGAAGAAGGTCGACACCCTCCTCGACGACGTCGCCAAGCGCGCGGAGAAGCTCAACGAGGCGCGGGAGGAGCTGGGCTCGTTCGCGGCGGCCCAGTACCGCACCGGCGCGGCCACCCCCGACCAGGCCTCACTGCTCCTGGCGGACAACCCGCAGGACTACTTCGACCAGAACCAGCTCATGGACCGGTTGACGGACCGTCAGAAGGTAGCCGTCGACGCGTACGTCACCCAGCAGGCCGACGCGGCGGAGCAGCGCCGGACGGCGAGCGACAGCCTCGAAAAGCTCACCGAGTCGCAGAACGCCCTCAAGACCAGCAAGGCCAAGGTCCAGGCGAAGCTCGCCGAGGCCCGCGAACTGCTCTCCACCCTCACCGCCGAGGAGAAGGCCCGGCTCGCCGCGATCGAACAGCGCGAGCAGGAGGAGGCCGACCGCAAGGCGGAAGAGCTCGCGCGGCAGCAGGCGGCACAGGCGCGCCAGGAGACGCAGAGCGCCCAGGAGACCCAGGAGGCCCAGGAGGTCCAGGGAGGGACCGCCACCGGCACGGAGACATCGCCGGGCACCACCGGGACCACAGCCCCGGTCGAGGACTCCACATACGCCTCGAAGGCCACCAAGGCCCTCGCCTTCGCCCGCGCGCAGATCGGCAAGCCGTATGTCTGGGGCGCCACCGGCCCCGGCTCCTACGACTGCTCCGGCCTCACGCAGGCCGCCTGGAAGGCCGCCGGGGTCGACCTCCCGCGCACCACCTACGACCAGGTCGAGGCTGGCACCACCGTCTCCCTGGCCGACGCCAAGCCGGGCGACCTCGTCTTCTTCTACGACAACATCGGCCACGTCGGCCTCTACATCGGCAACGGCATGATGATCCACGCCCCCAAGCCGGGCACGTACGTCCGCGAGGAGTCGATCTTCTACGACGGGGAGTCCTCGATCCACAGCGTGGTGCGCCCGGCGTAA
- the pcrA gene encoding DNA helicase PcrA, with the protein MSSLFDDSFLADLQAPRGHAEEPPPPPEDDHVPEPLPDDLFGGKFDVPPDRDAYYRGGAPRPALDAAALLDGLNENQRAAVVHAGSPLLIVAGAGSGKTRVLTHRIAHLLGERHVHPGQILAITFTNKAAGEMKERVEQLVGPRANAMWVMTFHSACVRILRRESKKLGFTSSFSIYDAADSKRLMALVCRDLDLDPKRFPPKSFSAKISNLKNELIDEEDFAAQAADGFEKTLAQAYALYQSRLREANALDFDDLIMTTVNLLRAFPDVAEHYRRRFRHVLVDEYQDTNHAQYALVRELVGTSEHPVDVPPAEWDVPPAELCVVGDADQSIYAFRGATIRNILQFEEDYPNATTILLEQNYRSTQTILSAANAVIERNESRRPKNLWTNAGAGAQITGYVADTEHDEAQFVADEIDRLTDAGDAKAGDVAVFYRTNAQSRVFEEVFIRVGLPYKVVGGVRFYERKEVRDVLAYLRVLANPEDSVPLRRILNVPKRGIGDRAEAMIDALSQREKISFPQALKRVDEAYGMAARSTNAVKRFNTLMEDLRTVVESGAGPATVLEAVLERTGYLAELQASTDPQDETRIENLQELAAVALEFEQEAGAGEGETEGEAAGTTSAGLSDFLERVALVADSDQIPDEEEDGSGVITLMTLHTAKGLEFPVVFLTGMEDGVFPHMRALGQTKELEEERRLAYVGITRARERLYLTRSSLRSAWGQPSYNPPSRFLEEIPASHLEWKRTGASAPVSSGPAGGIAASLSSSRSRSSASGASGFATRRGNEKPVVSLAVGDRVTHDQFGLGTVVGVGGSGANAEATIDFGDTKPKRLLLRYAPVEKL; encoded by the coding sequence ATGAGCAGCCTCTTTGACGACAGCTTCCTGGCGGACCTCCAGGCCCCCCGCGGCCACGCGGAGGAGCCCCCGCCGCCGCCCGAGGACGATCACGTACCGGAGCCGCTTCCGGACGATCTGTTCGGCGGGAAGTTCGACGTGCCACCGGACCGGGACGCCTACTACCGGGGCGGTGCCCCCCGCCCGGCTCTCGACGCGGCGGCCCTCCTGGACGGGCTGAACGAGAACCAGCGCGCGGCCGTGGTGCACGCCGGGTCACCTCTGCTCATCGTCGCCGGCGCCGGTTCCGGCAAGACCCGGGTGCTCACCCACCGCATCGCCCACCTGCTCGGCGAGCGCCATGTCCACCCGGGCCAGATCCTCGCGATCACCTTCACCAACAAGGCCGCCGGTGAGATGAAGGAGCGCGTCGAGCAGCTCGTCGGCCCGCGCGCGAACGCGATGTGGGTCATGACCTTCCACAGCGCGTGCGTCCGGATCCTGCGGCGCGAGTCGAAGAAGCTCGGCTTCACGTCCTCCTTCTCGATCTACGACGCCGCCGACAGCAAGCGGCTGATGGCGCTCGTCTGCCGTGATCTGGACCTCGACCCGAAGCGCTTCCCGCCCAAGTCCTTCAGCGCCAAGATCTCGAACCTGAAGAACGAGCTGATCGACGAGGAGGACTTCGCCGCCCAGGCCGCCGACGGCTTCGAGAAGACCCTCGCCCAGGCCTACGCGCTCTACCAGTCCCGCCTCCGCGAGGCGAACGCACTCGACTTCGACGACCTGATCATGACGACGGTCAATCTGCTGCGCGCCTTCCCGGACGTCGCCGAGCACTACCGCCGTCGCTTCCGTCATGTCCTCGTCGACGAGTACCAGGACACCAATCACGCCCAGTACGCCCTGGTCAGAGAGCTGGTCGGCACCTCCGAGCACCCGGTGGACGTGCCGCCGGCCGAGTGGGACGTACCTCCGGCCGAGCTCTGCGTCGTGGGTGACGCGGACCAGTCGATCTACGCCTTCCGCGGCGCGACCATCCGCAACATCCTCCAGTTCGAGGAGGACTACCCGAACGCGACCACGATCCTGCTGGAGCAGAACTACCGCTCCACGCAGACCATCCTGAGCGCGGCCAACGCGGTCATCGAGCGCAACGAGTCCCGCCGCCCGAAGAACCTGTGGACCAACGCCGGCGCGGGCGCGCAGATCACCGGTTACGTCGCCGACACCGAGCACGACGAGGCCCAGTTCGTCGCCGACGAGATAGACCGCCTGACGGACGCGGGCGACGCGAAAGCCGGCGACGTCGCCGTCTTCTACCGGACGAACGCCCAGTCCCGAGTCTTCGAAGAGGTGTTCATCCGCGTCGGCCTGCCCTACAAGGTCGTCGGCGGCGTCCGCTTCTACGAGCGCAAGGAGGTCCGGGACGTCCTCGCGTATCTGCGGGTCCTCGCCAACCCGGAGGACTCCGTCCCGCTGCGCCGCATCCTCAACGTGCCCAAGCGCGGCATCGGCGACCGCGCCGAGGCGATGATCGACGCCCTCTCCCAGCGCGAGAAGATCAGCTTCCCCCAGGCGCTGAAGCGCGTGGACGAGGCGTACGGCATGGCGGCCCGGTCGACCAACGCGGTCAAGCGGTTCAACACGCTGATGGAGGACCTGCGGACCGTCGTCGAGTCCGGCGCCGGACCGGCCACCGTCCTGGAAGCGGTCCTCGAACGGACGGGCTATCTGGCCGAATTGCAGGCCTCCACCGACCCGCAGGACGAGACCCGCATCGAGAACCTCCAGGAACTCGCCGCCGTCGCCCTGGAGTTCGAGCAGGAGGCCGGTGCCGGAGAGGGAGAGACCGAGGGCGAGGCGGCGGGTACGACATCCGCCGGGCTCTCCGACTTCCTGGAGCGGGTGGCGCTGGTCGCCGACTCCGACCAGATCCCCGACGAGGAGGAGGACGGCTCGGGCGTGATCACGCTCATGACCCTCCACACCGCCAAGGGCCTGGAGTTCCCGGTGGTCTTCCTCACCGGCATGGAGGACGGCGTCTTCCCGCACATGCGCGCCCTGGGCCAGACCAAGGAGTTGGAGGAGGAGCGTCGCCTCGCGTACGTGGGCATCACCCGCGCACGTGAACGGCTCTACCTCACCCGGTCGTCGCTGCGCAGCGCCTGGGGTCAGCCTTCGTACAACCCGCCGTCCCGGTTCCTGGAGGAGATCCCGGCCTCCCATCTGGAGTGGAAGCGCACGGGCGCCTCCGCGCCGGTGTCCTCGGGCCCGGCCGGCGGGATCGCGGCCTCACTGTCGTCCTCCCGCTCCCGGTCCTCGGCCTCCGGCGCGTCCGGCTTCGCGACCCGCCGCGGCAACGAGAAGCCGGTGGTCTCCCTCGCCGTGGGCGACCGCGTCACCCACGACCAGTTCGGCCTCGGCACGGTCGTCGGCGTCGGGGGTTCGGGAGCGAACGCGGAGGCGACGATCGACTTCGGCGACACCAAGCCGAAGCGCCTGCTGCTGCGGTACGCGCCGGTGGAGAAGCTGTAG
- a CDS encoding M23 family metallopeptidase — MNDRHPSGTATPPTPASEADPAHYASYGHQEAGYGDFTTYGDYPATGFEAGSTASATGTFAVDPLFGDMPGNDSGSGSYDATQWSTGSHQTLNYDPYAAQHQAAYDTGSYDTTSWSSGYEHLSQVPTQATSPDVSGQWDAGDWLRPEQSDDADQLGQADQTQQWIGTQHFDTGAFDATQWNSDGTPVGDEHGGSAPESYDAHDHPKTVMVDLSAEATDFHEQATATFEQIAPYDQDEHLSTDGEFETDGADRPVLLDGEEEVTTAAGRSAGPGRAATRAASRSRRKAPAKRSALLTVAVPSACVMGVAGIAAASVGATSDDTETTASVKSDATAVKPSTANNQLDTQLESLSAEADDFADRASRTQERIDLKAQQELEQKKAAAEAARKERLRPKFALPVAKHGLSAYYGQSGVNWMSLHTGIDFPVSYGTPVMAATDGTVRTQWNSAYGNMVIVTAKDGTETWYCHLSTYKVASGTTVKAGDTIAYSGNSGNSTGPHLHFEVHPAGGSAIDPLPWLRSHGLDPT; from the coding sequence GTGAACGATCGTCACCCGTCGGGGACCGCAACACCCCCGACCCCGGCTTCTGAAGCCGACCCGGCGCACTACGCGTCGTACGGCCACCAGGAAGCCGGCTACGGCGACTTCACCACGTACGGCGATTACCCCGCCACCGGTTTTGAAGCCGGCTCCACCGCGAGCGCCACGGGCACCTTCGCGGTGGACCCCCTCTTCGGCGACATGCCGGGCAACGACAGCGGCTCCGGCTCCTACGACGCCACCCAGTGGTCGACGGGCAGCCACCAGACCCTGAACTACGACCCGTACGCCGCTCAGCACCAGGCCGCGTACGACACGGGCAGTTACGACACCACGTCCTGGTCGTCCGGTTACGAACACCTCTCCCAGGTTCCGACGCAGGCGACCAGCCCCGACGTGAGCGGCCAGTGGGACGCCGGCGACTGGTTGCGGCCCGAACAGTCCGATGACGCGGACCAGTTGGGGCAGGCCGACCAGACCCAGCAGTGGATCGGTACCCAGCACTTCGACACGGGCGCCTTCGACGCCACCCAGTGGAACAGCGACGGCACACCCGTCGGCGACGAGCACGGCGGCAGCGCCCCCGAGTCGTACGACGCGCACGACCACCCGAAGACCGTCATGGTCGACCTCTCGGCCGAGGCCACGGACTTCCACGAGCAGGCGACCGCCACCTTCGAGCAGATCGCGCCGTACGACCAGGACGAACACCTGTCGACGGACGGCGAGTTCGAGACGGACGGCGCGGACCGCCCGGTGCTCCTCGACGGCGAGGAGGAGGTCACCACGGCGGCCGGCAGGAGCGCGGGCCCCGGCCGGGCGGCCACCCGCGCGGCCTCACGGTCGCGCCGGAAGGCTCCGGCCAAACGTTCCGCCCTGCTGACCGTGGCCGTTCCCTCGGCCTGCGTCATGGGGGTCGCGGGTATCGCTGCGGCCTCGGTCGGTGCCACCTCGGACGACACGGAGACGACGGCGTCGGTCAAGTCCGACGCCACCGCCGTGAAACCGTCCACCGCCAACAACCAGCTCGACACCCAGCTGGAGAGCCTCTCCGCCGAGGCCGACGACTTCGCCGACCGGGCCAGCCGGACGCAGGAGCGTATCGACCTCAAGGCGCAGCAGGAGCTGGAGCAGAAGAAGGCCGCCGCCGAGGCGGCCCGCAAGGAGCGACTGCGGCCGAAGTTCGCGCTGCCCGTCGCCAAGCACGGGCTCAGCGCGTACTACGGACAGTCCGGCGTCAACTGGATGTCCCTGCACACCGGCATCGACTTCCCCGTCTCGTACGGCACCCCGGTGATGGCCGCGACCGACGGCACCGTGCGCACCCAGTGGAACAGCGCCTACGGCAACATGGTCATCGTGACCGCCAAGGACGGCACCGAGACCTGGTACTGCCACCTCTCCACGTACAAGGTCGCCTCCGGTACGACCGTCAAGGCCGGCGACACCATCGCCTACTCGGGCAACTCGGGCAACTCGACCGGCCCGCACCTGCACTTCGAGGTCCACCCGGCGGGCGGCTCCGCCATCGACCCGCTGCCGTGGCTGCGCAGCCACGGGCTGGACCCGACGTAA
- a CDS encoding C40 family peptidase, whose product MAAHRKPRQRSLGGHTARTAATIALAGAASATGFDGTGHADPQLTPEQVKAKVAKLYQEAEVATEKYNGAKEKADKAQENLEELRDQAARRTERLNSARDELGSLAAAQYRGGGIDPSWQLALSADPDQYLDGAALAERVGTRHSADVASVRKQLLEIERLRGAARVELGTLKTRQTELKRHKKTVTSKLTDARQLLGRITTEDRTRFDTRVSTTGHATRSSTAAQRSLTGPVSPVSATTEAPNSRAAAAVSYAYSKIGSPYVWGATGPNAFDCSGLTLAAYRAAGVSLPRTTYSQINAGPRVARSELRPGDLVFFYSGISHVGIYIGNGQMIHAPNPSAPVRVAPLDEMPYAGATRVA is encoded by the coding sequence GTGGCAGCGCACCGCAAGCCCAGACAGCGCTCGCTCGGCGGCCATACGGCCCGCACGGCCGCGACGATCGCCCTCGCTGGCGCCGCGAGCGCGACCGGCTTCGACGGCACCGGGCACGCCGACCCCCAGCTCACCCCTGAGCAGGTCAAGGCGAAGGTGGCCAAGCTGTACCAAGAGGCCGAGGTCGCCACCGAGAAGTACAACGGCGCGAAGGAGAAGGCCGACAAGGCGCAGGAGAACCTCGAAGAGCTGCGCGACCAGGCTGCCCGCCGCACCGAACGGCTCAACTCGGCCCGGGACGAACTCGGTTCGCTGGCAGCGGCGCAGTACCGGGGTGGCGGCATCGACCCCTCCTGGCAGCTCGCACTCTCCGCCGATCCCGACCAGTACCTGGACGGGGCCGCCCTCGCCGAGCGCGTCGGCACCCGGCACTCGGCGGACGTGGCGAGCGTACGGAAACAGTTGCTGGAGATCGAACGACTGCGCGGAGCCGCCCGCGTCGAACTGGGCACGCTCAAGACCCGGCAGACAGAACTGAAACGGCACAAGAAGACCGTCACCTCGAAGCTGACCGACGCCCGTCAGCTGCTCGGCCGGATCACCACCGAGGACCGCACGCGCTTCGACACCCGGGTCAGCACCACGGGACACGCCACGCGCTCCTCCACCGCGGCCCAGCGCAGCCTCACCGGTCCGGTCTCCCCCGTCTCCGCAACGACCGAAGCCCCCAACTCCCGCGCCGCCGCGGCCGTCTCGTACGCCTACTCCAAGATCGGCAGCCCCTACGTCTGGGGCGCCACCGGCCCCAACGCCTTCGACTGCTCCGGCCTCACCCTGGCCGCCTACCGCGCCGCCGGCGTCTCCCTCCCCCGCACCACCTACTCCCAGATCAACGCAGGCCCTCGCGTCGCCCGCTCCGAACTCCGCCCCGGAGACCTGGTCTTCTTCTACTCCGGCATCAGCCACGTGGGCATCTACATCGGCAACGGCCAGATGATCCACGCCCCCAACCCCTCGGCCCCGGTACGCGTGGCACCTCTGGACGAGATGCCGTACGCGGGGGCGACACGGGTGGCCTGA
- a CDS encoding cobalamin B12-binding domain-containing protein has translation MGVAAGPIRVVVAKPGLDGHDRGAKVIARALRDAGMEVIYTGLHQTPEQIVGTAIQEDADAIGLSILSGAHNTLFAAVIELLKERDAEDILVFGGGIIPEADIAPLKAKGVAEIFTPGATTASIVEWVRANVRQPAEA, from the coding sequence ATGGGTGTGGCAGCCGGTCCGATCCGCGTGGTGGTGGCCAAGCCGGGACTCGACGGCCACGATCGCGGGGCCAAGGTGATCGCGCGGGCGCTGCGCGACGCCGGTATGGAGGTCATCTACACCGGCCTCCACCAGACTCCCGAGCAGATCGTCGGCACCGCGATCCAGGAGGACGCCGACGCGATCGGCCTCTCCATCCTCTCCGGCGCCCACAACACGCTCTTCGCGGCTGTCATCGAACTTCTCAAGGAGCGAGACGCCGAGGACATCCTCGTCTTCGGCGGCGGCATCATCCCCGAGGCCGACATCGCGCCGTTGAAGGCCAAGGGGGTTGCCGAGATCTTCACGCCGGGAGCGACGACGGCGTCGATCGTGGAGTGGGTGCGGGCGAACGTGCGCCAGCCTGCGGAGGCCTGA
- a CDS encoding response regulator transcription factor: MSDANGANDQAAQGGSGTAPSGGPEGPAARGTGSAEGLSGEPGRQNTPDQPHTPDGTAASGAPAAPAPSGPGRHVRVVLVDDHRMFRTGVRAEIGQTDRTGVEVVGEAPDVDQAVSVITSTRPEVVLLDVHLPGGGGVEVLRRCSALMADAEQPVRFLALSVSDAAEDVIGVIRGGARGYVTKTITGSDLVDSIFRVQEGDAVFSPRLAGFVLDAFASTDAPPVDEDLDRLTQREREVLRLIARGYAYKEIAKQLYISVKTVESHVSAVLRKLQLSNRHELTRWATARRLV, translated from the coding sequence ATGAGTGACGCGAACGGGGCGAACGACCAGGCCGCACAGGGCGGTTCGGGCACGGCGCCGAGCGGGGGCCCGGAAGGTCCGGCCGCGCGGGGCACCGGTTCGGCCGAGGGCCTGTCCGGCGAGCCCGGTCGGCAGAACACGCCCGACCAGCCCCACACGCCGGACGGCACCGCCGCATCCGGCGCACCCGCCGCACCCGCACCGTCCGGGCCCGGACGGCATGTCCGGGTGGTGCTGGTGGACGACCACCGAATGTTCCGCACGGGAGTGCGGGCCGAGATCGGGCAGACGGACCGTACGGGCGTGGAGGTGGTCGGGGAGGCCCCCGACGTCGATCAGGCGGTCTCGGTGATCACGAGTACGCGGCCCGAGGTGGTGCTCCTCGATGTGCATCTGCCCGGCGGCGGTGGGGTCGAAGTCCTGCGCCGCTGTTCGGCGTTGATGGCGGACGCCGAGCAGCCCGTCCGCTTCCTCGCCCTGTCCGTGTCGGACGCGGCGGAGGACGTGATCGGGGTCATCCGGGGCGGCGCGCGCGGCTATGTCACCAAGACGATCACCGGCTCGGACCTGGTCGACTCCATCTTCCGGGTTCAGGAAGGCGACGCGGTCTTCTCTCCCCGTCTGGCCGGCTTCGTCCTCGACGCCTTCGCCTCGACCGACGCGCCACCTGTCGACGAGGACCTCGACCGCCTGACCCAGCGTGAGCGCGAGGTGCTGCGGCTCATCGCCCGCGGCTATGCGTACAAGGAGATCGCCAAGCAGCTCTACATCTCCGTGAAGACGGTGGAGTCCCACGTCTCCGCCGTCCTGCGGAAGCTGCAGCTCTCCAACCGCCACGAACTGACGAGGTGGGCGACGGCACGCCGGCTGGTGTGA
- a CDS encoding lipase family alpha/beta hydrolase — MKVTRAVAPLVPLCERFLPTRLTGLSVALLKATALELAILAGHLLLYPSGMTQERRAAPTLPPSDTPRLPTEEKPPVVLLHGFIDNRSVFVLLRRSLAQHGGRHLESLNYSPLTCDIRAAAELLGRHIEDICERTGQERVDVVGHSLGGLIARYYVQRLGGDHRVRTLVTLGTPHGGTRAVPLADAHPIVRQMRPGSEVLEELREPAPGCRTHFVAFWSDFDHVMAPLESACVDHPDLMAQNIRVTGIGHLALPVHPAVATGIREALDNSRTGARATARPGGLTVA; from the coding sequence ATGAAGGTCACCAGGGCGGTAGCGCCCCTTGTTCCGCTCTGTGAGCGGTTCTTGCCGACCCGGCTGACGGGCCTCTCCGTGGCTCTTCTCAAGGCGACCGCACTGGAATTGGCGATCCTCGCGGGGCATCTGCTGCTCTATCCGTCCGGGATGACGCAGGAGCGGAGGGCCGCGCCCACGCTCCCCCCGTCCGACACGCCCCGACTCCCGACCGAGGAGAAGCCCCCGGTCGTCCTGCTGCACGGCTTCATCGACAACCGCTCGGTCTTCGTCCTGCTACGCCGCTCCCTGGCCCAGCACGGGGGCCGGCACCTCGAGTCGCTCAACTACTCGCCCCTCACCTGCGACATCCGCGCGGCCGCCGAGTTGCTCGGCCGGCACATCGAGGACATCTGCGAGCGCACGGGCCAGGAGCGCGTGGACGTCGTCGGTCACAGTCTCGGTGGGTTGATAGCCCGGTACTACGTGCAGCGGCTCGGCGGTGATCACCGCGTCCGTACGCTCGTCACGCTCGGGACACCGCACGGTGGCACCCGGGCCGTGCCTCTGGCGGACGCGCACCCGATCGTCCGGCAGATGCGGCCGGGTTCGGAGGTGCTGGAGGAACTACGGGAGCCGGCACCGGGCTGCCGTACGCATTTCGTGGCGTTCTGGAGCGATTTCGACCATGTGATGGCCCCGCTGGAGAGCGCCTGCGTCGACCATCCCGACCTGATGGCGCAGAACATCCGGGTCACCGGGATCGGCCATCTCGCCCTGCCCGTGCACCCCGCCGTCGCCACCGGAATCCGGGAGGCCCTCGACAACTCACGGACGGGCGCCCGCGCCACCGCCCGCCCCGGCGGCCTGACGGTGGCGTGA
- a CDS encoding ATP-binding protein gives MPEAAALPVDTPRPPRKLYRSSDGRWLGGVARGLAGHLGLPVTWVRLVFAGLFLADGLGALVYAAFWFFVPLGVGGVDNQRPPAIATEPSPDGRRRLVARKPDRGQIVALLLMVVVAMVFVGNVNLGEGARAYLWPTVLVAAGVALVWRQADNARRARWAEVGRRRRTITLLRSVAGVLLVTAGVSGIFVLQGSAAHLGSVLQAALAVLVGIALLAGPYLVRMTQDLSEERLMRIRAQERAEVAAHVHDSVLHTLTLIQRNADNPNEVRRLARAQERDLRNWLYKPEGTGKDEDDEPDTLAEAVRRNAAEVEDKHGVPIEVVVVGDCPLDDGLTAQMQAAREAMVNAAKYGGEGGAVQVFAEVEGRTVFVSVRDRGPGFDLDAIPADRMGVRESIIGRMERNGGTARLRAVPGGGTEVELEMERAETTS, from the coding sequence ATGCCGGAAGCCGCAGCACTGCCAGTCGACACTCCGCGGCCCCCGCGCAAGCTCTACCGCAGCAGCGACGGACGCTGGCTCGGAGGCGTGGCGCGAGGGCTCGCCGGACATCTCGGCCTGCCTGTGACGTGGGTGCGGCTCGTGTTCGCCGGCCTCTTCCTGGCCGACGGCCTCGGCGCCCTCGTCTACGCGGCGTTCTGGTTCTTCGTCCCGCTCGGCGTGGGGGGCGTCGACAACCAGCGGCCTCCGGCCATCGCCACCGAGCCCTCACCCGACGGCCGCCGCAGACTCGTGGCCCGCAAACCCGACCGCGGGCAGATAGTGGCCCTCCTCCTCATGGTCGTCGTGGCCATGGTCTTCGTCGGCAATGTGAACCTCGGGGAGGGCGCCAGGGCGTATCTCTGGCCGACCGTGCTCGTCGCCGCCGGCGTCGCCCTGGTCTGGCGCCAGGCGGACAACGCGCGTCGGGCCCGCTGGGCCGAGGTCGGCCGTCGTCGGCGCACGATCACGCTGCTGCGCTCCGTCGCCGGCGTCCTGCTGGTCACCGCGGGAGTCTCGGGGATATTCGTCCTGCAAGGCTCGGCCGCCCACCTCGGCTCGGTCCTGCAGGCAGCGCTCGCGGTGCTCGTGGGCATAGCCCTGCTGGCCGGACCGTACCTCGTCCGTATGACCCAGGACCTCTCCGAGGAGCGCCTGATGCGCATCCGCGCCCAGGAGCGCGCGGAGGTCGCGGCCCACGTGCACGACTCGGTGCTGCACACACTGACGCTGATACAGCGGAACGCTGACAACCCGAACGAGGTCCGCCGTCTCGCCCGCGCGCAGGAGCGCGACCTGCGGAACTGGCTGTACAAGCCCGAGGGCACGGGAAAGGACGAGGACGACGAGCCCGACACCCTCGCCGAGGCCGTCCGGCGCAACGCGGCGGAGGTCGAGGACAAGCACGGCGTCCCCATAGAGGTGGTGGTCGTCGGCGACTGCCCCCTCGACGACGGACTGACCGCGCAGATGCAGGCCGCGCGCGAGGCGATGGTGAACGCCGCCAAGTACGGTGGCGAGGGCGGCGCCGTACAGGTCTTCGCCGAGGTCGAGGGAAGGACGGTCTTCGTGTCCGTCCGCGACCGCGGCCCAGGCTTCGACCTCGACGCGATACCCGCCGACCGCATGGGCGTCAGAGAATCGATCATCGGCCGCATGGAGCGCAACGGAGGCACGGCACGGCTCCGCGCCGTACCGGGTGGTGGCACGGAGGTCGAGCTGGAGATGGAGAGGGCGGAGACGACGTCATGA